A part of Chloroflexota bacterium genomic DNA contains:
- a CDS encoding ABC transporter permease, whose amino-acid sequence MRLPYRIKFEPRTKDVPKWLPFATSMGAIIVAFIISGIVLWAIGGNPFRVYRYFFSAAFGSWGAFSDILVKATPLIMIGLGCAVAFKMNILNIGAEGQFYMGAFFASMVVLVPIIPLDSPKWMVLTLMAVMGILGGALYGFIPGFLKAMFNVNEIITTLMLNYVAVYWNNYWIFGKYSDAGFQMTPTFDKVAWLPRLADLAREHPFFSGITLHLGVVFGLVAAVLIWVILKHSRWGYEITLIGDNPKAANYAGINIKKNIILVMMLSGALAGLAGMSEVTGVVHRLQERISTNYGFSGVIVAWLAKLNPFAVIPVAILFGALIVAGREIQPSGLSFMIQGTILFLVISSDVFLRYKVSIVRRHQEEAA is encoded by the coding sequence ATGAGACTGCCATATAGAATCAAATTTGAACCTCGAACAAAAGATGTCCCGAAGTGGCTGCCCTTTGCAACCTCGATGGGTGCGATCATCGTGGCATTCATCATCAGCGGGATTGTTTTATGGGCTATTGGCGGGAATCCCTTCCGAGTTTACAGATATTTCTTCAGTGCCGCTTTTGGCAGCTGGGGAGCGTTTTCTGATATTTTAGTGAAGGCCACCCCCCTGATTATGATCGGTCTTGGGTGTGCTGTTGCCTTTAAGATGAACATCCTCAACATTGGCGCTGAAGGCCAATTTTATATGGGCGCTTTCTTTGCCAGCATGGTTGTGCTGGTGCCGATCATCCCTCTGGATAGCCCCAAATGGATGGTGCTGACTTTGATGGCGGTGATGGGTATCCTGGGCGGCGCACTTTATGGGTTTATCCCCGGCTTTTTGAAAGCCATGTTCAATGTCAATGAGATCATTACGACCTTGATGTTGAACTATGTGGCTGTCTATTGGAATAACTACTGGATCTTTGGTAAATACAGTGACGCAGGCTTTCAGATGACACCGACCTTCGACAAGGTCGCCTGGCTGCCTCGTTTAGCAGATCTGGCCCGGGAGCACCCCTTCTTCTCGGGGATCACCCTCCACCTTGGGGTGGTGTTTGGGCTGGTAGCGGCTGTTCTGATCTGGGTCATCTTGAAGCACAGCCGCTGGGGCTATGAAATCACTTTGATCGGTGATAACCCCAAAGCCGCGAATTATGCCGGGATCAACATCAAGAAGAACATCATCCTGGTGATGATGCTCTCCGGCGCTTTGGCCGGGTTGGCAGGGATGTCTGAAGTGACCGGTGTGGTTCACCGCCTGCAGGAACGGATCTCGACCAATTATGGCTTTTCCGGTGTGATCGTGGCCTGGCTGGCAAAATTGAACCCCTTTGCGGTCATTCCGGTGGCGATCCTCTTTGGGGCACTGATTGTGGCCGGACGTGAAATTCAACCCTCAGGCCTTTCATTTATGATCCAGGGAACCATTCTTTTCCTGGTCATCAGCAGTGATGTCTTCCTGCGCTATAAAGTCAGCATCGTTCGCAGGCATCAGGAGGAGGCAGCATGA
- a CDS encoding ABC transporter ATP-binding protein yields MTHIPDDNEYAVDMRDIVIRFPGVLANDHVNFTLKKGEIHALLGENGAGKSTLMNVLSGMYRPESGVIKVKGKPVSFRSPKDAIAAGIGMVHQHFMLVPTLTVTENILLGLNEPKFFMNLSTYDKKIEKLQATFGLKVEPTAKIWQLSVGEQQRVEILKTLYRGADILILDEPTAVLAPQEIDELMETMRTLVDQGKSIIFISHKLNEVQAVADRLTVLRKGKATAEGIDPQGLTRTQLAELMVGRKVIFQVDKQEREPGKVVLEVEDLSADNNRGLPAVRGVSFQIREGEIFGVAGIAGNGQSELVEALTGLRSSEGSIRINGTEVGNCSPRKSIRCGLAHIPEDRTGVGTAPNLSITKNAIMKSYIQDPISNGWRINYVAAHDHASGLKENYDIQAPTVDTMARKLSGGNLQKLILAREISGAPQLIVAMQPTRGLDVGAIEGIQKLLLEQRQKGAAIMLISEELDELLMLSDRITVIFDGELVGQMDAKDADLNQIGMMMTGTLRRDE; encoded by the coding sequence ATGACACATATACCTGATGATAATGAATACGCAGTTGATATGCGGGATATTGTCATCCGTTTCCCAGGCGTTTTAGCAAATGATCATGTGAATTTCACCTTGAAGAAGGGCGAAATTCATGCGCTTTTAGGTGAAAATGGCGCTGGTAAGAGCACTTTGATGAATGTCCTTTCGGGGATGTATCGACCCGAATCGGGTGTCATCAAGGTTAAAGGAAAACCAGTCTCCTTCCGTTCACCAAAAGATGCCATCGCGGCTGGGATTGGGATGGTGCATCAGCACTTCATGCTTGTACCTACCCTGACAGTGACGGAAAATATCCTGTTGGGTCTCAACGAACCAAAATTCTTCATGAATCTATCAACCTATGATAAGAAGATTGAGAAATTACAGGCGACTTTTGGTTTGAAGGTAGAACCTACTGCCAAGATCTGGCAGCTCTCCGTGGGAGAGCAGCAAAGGGTGGAAATTCTAAAGACGCTCTATCGAGGAGCGGATATCCTGATCCTCGATGAGCCCACCGCTGTTTTGGCTCCCCAGGAGATTGACGAATTAATGGAGACTATGCGGACCCTGGTCGATCAGGGGAAGTCCATCATCTTTATCAGCCATAAATTGAACGAAGTCCAGGCAGTGGCCGACCGGTTGACAGTCCTCCGTAAAGGCAAGGCCACAGCAGAAGGGATTGACCCGCAAGGGCTGACCCGAACGCAGCTGGCAGAGTTGATGGTTGGGCGCAAGGTCATCTTCCAGGTGGATAAACAGGAAAGAGAGCCGGGAAAGGTTGTGTTGGAAGTGGAAGACCTTTCCGCCGATAACAACCGGGGATTGCCGGCTGTGAGAGGCGTGTCCTTCCAGATTCGGGAAGGTGAGATCTTTGGGGTTGCCGGGATTGCCGGCAATGGCCAGAGTGAATTGGTGGAAGCCTTAACCGGATTGCGTTCGAGCGAGGGTTCGATCAGGATCAATGGCACGGAAGTGGGCAATTGTTCCCCACGGAAATCCATTCGCTGTGGATTGGCGCATATCCCCGAAGATCGTACCGGGGTTGGCACAGCGCCTAATCTATCCATCACCAAAAACGCCATCATGAAGAGTTACATTCAGGATCCGATCAGCAATGGCTGGCGGATCAACTATGTCGCTGCTCATGATCATGCAAGTGGTTTGAAAGAGAATTATGATATTCAAGCGCCAACCGTGGATACGATGGCGCGCAAGCTCTCAGGTGGGAACCTGCAAAAGCTGATCCTGGCCCGTGAGATTTCCGGCGCACCGCAATTGATCGTTGCCATGCAACCAACGCGCGGCCTTGATGTGGGCGCGATTGAGGGCATCCAGAAGTTATTGCTGGAGCAGCGCCAGAAAGGCGCCGCGATCATGCTCATTTCAGAAGAGCTGGATGAGCTGCTGATGCTGAGCGACCGGATTACCGTCATTTTTGATGGTGAGCTGGTGGGGCAGATGGACGCCAAAGATGCGGATCTCAATCAGATTGGTATGATGATGACCGGGACACTGAGGAGAGATGAATGA